In one window of Shewanella goraebulensis DNA:
- a CDS encoding cation transporter: MREQNKIEDKQLLIISALAALSFAVMGVVVGLMSGSIVILFDGGYSLIGLLLTMLSLAASSYMRGSSRSQFAFGKAIIEPIVVAIKGAVILMLLGFSLSSALNVFLSGGREIDMSFAAVFGFVNLFGCLAVWWFLVKQNEPKRSGLFIAEIKLWKMDTVVSGAVCAGLIVGLILTYTPWYTYAVYADSVMMLLIGAYFIKVPLMMLIGAFRELLMMKPSKEICSLVHESVSEANGSSPQELMLTGIAKVGPELMVNINVNPKKSHQLLPDLHKVRLILNNKLARLSLDVKLNLDIVTEVK; the protein is encoded by the coding sequence ATGCGTGAACAAAATAAAATAGAAGATAAACAATTACTTATTATATCTGCTTTAGCAGCGTTATCGTTTGCTGTTATGGGCGTGGTTGTAGGGTTAATGAGTGGTTCTATTGTCATATTATTTGACGGTGGTTACTCTTTAATTGGATTATTACTCACAATGTTATCGCTTGCTGCTTCTAGTTATATGCGTGGTTCTTCTCGTTCACAATTCGCGTTTGGTAAAGCCATCATTGAACCTATTGTCGTCGCCATTAAAGGGGCGGTGATTTTAATGTTATTAGGCTTTAGTTTGTCATCAGCACTCAATGTCTTTTTAAGTGGTGGTAGAGAAATTGATATGTCATTCGCTGCCGTATTTGGTTTCGTTAACTTGTTTGGTTGTCTCGCAGTATGGTGGTTTTTAGTTAAGCAAAATGAACCGAAACGTTCAGGGTTATTTATTGCTGAAATTAAGCTGTGGAAAATGGACACTGTTGTGAGTGGGGCAGTGTGTGCTGGTTTGATTGTTGGGTTAATTCTTACATATACGCCTTGGTATACCTATGCAGTGTATGCTGACTCCGTAATGATGCTGCTTATCGGAGCGTACTTCATTAAAGTACCATTAATGATGTTAATTGGCGCATTTAGAGAGCTTCTGATGATGAAACCCAGCAAAGAAATCTGTTCATTGGTTCACGAAAGTGTGTCTGAGGCGAATGGTTCAAGCCCGCAGGAATTGATGCTGACAGGAATTGCTAAAGTTGGGCCAGAATTAATGGTGAATATTAACGTTAACCCTAAAAAGTCTCACCAGTTATTGCCTGATTTACATAAGGTAAGGTTAATATTAAATAACAAGCTTGCTCGTCTATCACTGGATGTGAAACTGAATTTAGACATAGTAACCGAAGTGAAATAA
- a CDS encoding alanine/glycine:cation symporter family protein: MNFHALLADINAIVWGPITLCLLVGTGLYLTIRLKLLQVFQLPFALSLLFKPATGKGDLSSFAALCTALSATIGTGNIVGVATAIKIGGPGALFWMWLAAFFGMATKYAECMLAVKYRTTDAKGNIAGGPMYYIERGLGLKWLAKIFAVFGVGVAFFGIGTFAQVNAISDAMTIAFNVPTWVTALVLTTMVAAVTLGGVKRIANVAQKLVPTMALGYVLACIWILFSFSEQIIPALELVVHSAFTPISAAGGFLGATVAQAIQIGIARGVFSNESGLGSAPIAAAAAKTNEPVEQGLVSMTGTFFDTILICTMTGLVLIITGVWNGDTAGAAMTSAAFASGGSVIIGQYIVTIALVCFAFTTILGWHYYGERCWNYLTSKRLGDKGIKVYQLTFLSLIAVGAFIQLDLIWMLADTVNGLMAIPNLIALIGLRHVILTETNHYFEKKKRQISQPVPAKSN; the protein is encoded by the coding sequence ATGAATTTTCACGCGCTATTAGCTGATATCAATGCCATTGTTTGGGGCCCTATCACCCTATGTTTACTGGTTGGTACCGGTCTTTATCTCACTATTCGACTTAAACTATTACAAGTATTTCAGCTCCCTTTTGCATTAAGTTTGTTATTCAAACCTGCAACAGGCAAAGGCGACTTATCATCATTTGCAGCCTTGTGTACTGCCCTATCGGCAACCATAGGTACAGGTAATATTGTTGGTGTTGCCACCGCGATAAAAATTGGTGGCCCAGGGGCACTGTTTTGGATGTGGTTAGCCGCATTTTTTGGCATGGCAACCAAATATGCCGAATGTATGTTGGCAGTTAAATATCGCACCACGGATGCCAAAGGCAATATTGCTGGCGGCCCAATGTATTACATTGAGCGAGGACTTGGCCTTAAATGGCTAGCCAAAATCTTTGCAGTATTTGGCGTTGGAGTGGCCTTTTTTGGTATTGGCACTTTTGCGCAAGTTAATGCGATCAGCGATGCCATGACAATTGCGTTTAATGTACCTACATGGGTGACAGCACTTGTACTGACAACAATGGTGGCAGCTGTCACATTGGGCGGCGTCAAACGTATTGCAAATGTCGCTCAAAAGCTGGTGCCTACAATGGCGCTGGGCTATGTCTTAGCGTGTATTTGGATTCTGTTTAGCTTTTCAGAGCAAATTATACCAGCGCTCGAATTAGTGGTTCACTCAGCCTTTACCCCTATTTCAGCTGCAGGTGGATTCTTAGGAGCCACTGTTGCTCAAGCCATTCAAATTGGTATTGCTCGTGGTGTATTTTCAAATGAATCTGGCTTAGGTAGCGCCCCAATTGCAGCTGCTGCAGCCAAAACAAATGAACCTGTTGAGCAAGGCTTAGTGAGCATGACTGGCACCTTTTTCGACACTATTTTAATTTGTACTATGACAGGCTTAGTACTGATAATTACTGGGGTGTGGAATGGTGATACCGCGGGAGCTGCAATGACCAGCGCCGCATTTGCATCTGGTGGCTCGGTGATTATTGGCCAATATATTGTGACAATTGCGTTGGTTTGTTTTGCCTTTACTACTATTTTAGGCTGGCATTATTACGGCGAACGTTGCTGGAACTACCTCACTAGCAAGCGTTTAGGTGACAAAGGGATTAAGGTATATCAACTGACATTTTTAAGCTTAATTGCGGTGGGAGCTTTCATTCAATTAGATTTAATTTGGATGCTGGCGGATACGGTCAATGGCTTAATGGCAATCCCTAACCTAATTGCGCTAATAGGCTTAAGACATGTGATTTTGACTGAAACCAATCATTATTTTGAAAAGAAAAAGCGCCAAATATCTCAACCTGTACCAGCAAAAAGCAACTAG
- a CDS encoding LysR family transcriptional regulator, with product MNLKQLEIFCAIADAGSVTAAAKQLNSNRTQLSMAIKALESSLEAKLFNRSGNSLVLSEVGKSIYKDCESVVSTCERIKQTCEQTIDKFRSEIWLARDDSFPDEVWQTFILALNNHFDATTVNTVLASSGDLANLVNTGQVDFAFGVDFERVDDANTDYLPLGKIRMMSVCESHHPLASLKRVSDSQLRESMQAVMVYLNDKDNPELQPFSLRHIGFSSFEYMLNTIVSEKAWGVLPEPLIRPHLRSEKLAVIKHTYGLTHEDYCMFSMPGSAIPEPVSWLCDQISDYLFKF from the coding sequence ATGAATCTTAAGCAGTTAGAAATTTTTTGCGCCATTGCTGATGCTGGGTCGGTGACTGCAGCAGCTAAGCAACTGAATAGCAATCGCACCCAATTGAGCATGGCGATTAAAGCGCTTGAGTCGAGTTTAGAGGCCAAGTTGTTTAACCGTTCTGGCAATAGTTTAGTGCTGTCGGAAGTAGGTAAATCTATCTATAAAGATTGCGAAAGTGTGGTGTCGACTTGTGAACGAATAAAGCAGACCTGCGAGCAAACCATAGATAAGTTTCGCTCTGAAATCTGGCTTGCAAGAGATGACTCTTTTCCTGATGAAGTCTGGCAAACTTTTATTTTAGCCCTCAACAATCACTTTGATGCCACTACTGTGAATACAGTTTTAGCATCTAGTGGTGATTTAGCTAATCTGGTTAATACGGGACAGGTAGACTTTGCCTTTGGGGTGGATTTTGAACGAGTAGATGACGCCAACACTGACTATTTACCATTGGGTAAGATTCGAATGATGTCGGTATGTGAAAGTCATCACCCTTTGGCCAGTTTAAAACGAGTGTCAGACAGCCAGTTACGGGAATCGATGCAAGCTGTGATGGTGTATTTAAACGACAAAGATAACCCAGAGCTACAGCCTTTTTCCTTAAGGCATATTGGATTTTCGAGTTTTGAGTACATGCTCAATACCATAGTCTCTGAGAAAGCTTGGGGCGTGTTACCTGAACCGCTTATTCGTCCTCATTTACGTAGTGAAAAATTGGCTGTTATTAAGCACACTTATGGTCTAACCCATGAAGACTATTGCATGTTTTCAATGCCGGGTAGCGCGATACCTGAGCCAGTATCTTGGCTGTGTGATCAGATCAGTGATTACCTGTTTAAGTTCTGA
- a CDS encoding alpha/beta hydrolase family protein, with the protein MKKVGIVLMCLLMPAASIAAEPTKSALSVQNKAEQDTTLSVDVLWQLSRIGNPIISSNGEYIIAPVTQYNVPEDKGATQLWLFDKDGKGQRALTAEGQRASEATFSPDGKTLAFISKRNKDDAGQVYLLPMDKAGEAQRLTNVPGGVKGLKWVGDNVYFISRIFPGKNWDEMATQLKANKDNKVSAHQWNALPFSSFDHWIEEDREAHLFRIPAKGGEVEAITQPLNKQLPRSSQSSGNYDISPDEQLIAFNSNGWANQVDPKIDIFMAKIGSGKVVNLTPKNEAPDSSPTFSPDGKTLAFTRQLIHGFYADTANLVLLDVKKRTERVITTDWDRSVARFSWTADSKGFYAAIDDAATRRIFHINAKNGKVKPITKQTNFGAPSIANDGTIVAANDSFLYPARLVKINPSNGKTTRLDSFNDDILADVDMGTYESVTYKGYNDQDVQMWVHYPPGFDKSKKYPLMMLIHGGPHSAISDGFHYRWNAQTFASWGYVTAWPNFHGSNSFGQDYTDSINPDWKNKSLEDVFKATDWFKAKDWIDNDRLVAGGASYGGYLSSIILGQKDQPFNALFIHAAVYNMYSQMAADFSVHSTRFGDYWDNPEIYKSISPHYGAENFDTPTLVVHGQLDYRVPVGQGFELFRTLQTKGIESRMIYFPDENHWIMKPNNSIYWYNEVEKWMNQHAEPGAK; encoded by the coding sequence GTGAAGAAAGTTGGGATAGTGCTCATGTGCTTGTTGATGCCTGCGGCATCAATAGCGGCAGAGCCAACAAAATCAGCGCTTTCAGTGCAAAATAAAGCGGAACAAGATACTACCTTATCGGTTGATGTGCTTTGGCAATTAAGCCGAATTGGTAATCCAATTATTTCATCAAATGGCGAATATATTATCGCCCCAGTGACTCAGTACAATGTGCCTGAAGACAAAGGCGCCACTCAGTTGTGGTTATTTGATAAAGACGGTAAAGGTCAACGCGCGTTGACCGCAGAAGGGCAACGTGCAAGTGAAGCGACGTTCTCTCCTGACGGTAAAACACTCGCGTTTATCAGTAAGCGTAATAAAGATGATGCTGGTCAAGTGTATTTATTACCAATGGACAAAGCGGGTGAAGCTCAGCGATTAACCAATGTGCCAGGTGGCGTTAAAGGCCTTAAATGGGTTGGTGATAATGTTTACTTCATTAGCCGTATCTTCCCTGGTAAAAATTGGGACGAAATGGCAACTCAGCTAAAAGCGAATAAAGACAATAAAGTCTCTGCGCACCAGTGGAATGCACTGCCATTTTCAAGTTTTGATCACTGGATTGAAGAAGACCGTGAAGCTCATTTATTTCGTATTCCAGCTAAAGGTGGCGAAGTAGAAGCGATTACTCAGCCATTGAATAAGCAACTGCCGCGATCATCGCAAAGCAGTGGCAACTACGACATTTCACCTGACGAGCAACTCATTGCGTTTAATAGTAATGGTTGGGCGAATCAGGTTGATCCAAAAATTGATATTTTCATGGCGAAAATTGGCAGTGGTAAAGTGGTTAACTTAACCCCTAAAAATGAAGCGCCAGATTCAAGCCCAACGTTTAGCCCAGATGGAAAAACGTTAGCCTTTACTCGCCAGCTGATCCACGGCTTTTATGCAGACACTGCTAACCTTGTGTTATTGGATGTGAAAAAGCGCACAGAACGTGTGATCACCACTGACTGGGATCGCTCTGTTGCCCGCTTTAGCTGGACGGCTGATAGCAAAGGGTTTTACGCAGCGATTGACGATGCTGCAACTCGACGCATTTTTCATATCAATGCTAAAAATGGCAAAGTGAAACCGATTACTAAACAAACCAACTTCGGTGCGCCATCTATAGCTAACGACGGTACTATCGTCGCCGCTAACGACAGTTTTTTGTACCCAGCCCGTCTAGTTAAAATTAACCCAAGCAATGGTAAAACTACGCGTTTAGACAGCTTTAACGATGACATTTTAGCTGATGTTGATATGGGTACCTACGAGTCAGTGACCTACAAAGGTTATAACGACCAAGACGTACAAATGTGGGTTCATTACCCTCCAGGGTTTGATAAAAGCAAAAAGTATCCGTTAATGATGCTGATCCACGGTGGTCCTCATAGTGCTATTTCTGATGGTTTCCATTACCGCTGGAATGCACAAACATTTGCTTCTTGGGGTTACGTAACGGCATGGCCTAACTTCCACGGCTCTAACAGTTTTGGTCAAGATTATACTGACAGCATTAACCCTGACTGGAAAAATAAGTCGTTGGAAGATGTATTCAAAGCGACTGATTGGTTTAAAGCGAAAGACTGGATCGATAACGATCGTTTAGTGGCAGGTGGTGCAAGCTACGGTGGTTACTTATCATCGATTATTTTAGGTCAAAAAGATCAGCCGTTTAATGCATTATTTATTCATGCTGCGGTATATAACATGTACTCGCAAATGGCTGCTGATTTCTCGGTGCACAGCACTCGCTTTGGCGATTACTGGGATAATCCTGAGATCTACAAATCAATTTCGCCACATTACGGCGCTGAAAACTTTGATACGCCGACATTAGTGGTACATGGTCAGTTAGATTACCGCGTGCCTGTAGGCCAAGGTTTTGAGTTATTCCGTACCTTGCAAACCAAAGGTATTGAATCACGGATGATTTATTTCCCAGATGAAAACCACTGGATCATGAAGCCAAATAACTCAATTTACTGGTACAACGAAGTTGAGAAATGGATGAACCAGCACGCAGAACCTGGCGCTAAATAA
- a CDS encoding BCCT family transporter, translating into MKPPNSNQAESIEKPTVPLLIAPKLGFYLPVIIIAGLLLTFPHKTLSTFSLSTQFFLENFDSQFIQLSSLLLIVATVICFSPIGKIRIGGDQAKTEFNFASWIAMLFTAGMGSGLIFWGVAEPVYHFVNPPAFLQDDFSSVSGALAITYFHWGLHAWAIYAMTGLVMAWFAYNRNRSLRISASFSDQKPKWLSILDLLAVVAIIFGMAGTFANTVALIQTGLEQAVGLNVGSASFRIGLILFIAVLFTLSSIAGLSQGIKRLSQFNTLFMVAILVVVIALVDPINSMKLMLESTVSYLQLLPKVSFSVGEPAKWSQGWTVIYLIWWIAWAPFVGPFIARISKGRSIRQFLSCTILLPTLTSIIWFSGFAGSVLTQPFAAEVMAAVNQEYTLGLFSFFSHLSGDGFPLGSILSVAAILLLVTFLITSADSSIYITSMLTGSESHTAKMLWSIVLIAITIALVTINDVDLNKQIAIVGAIPFTLVMSAQIIFWLKDVLITNKNLN; encoded by the coding sequence TTGAAACCGCCGAATAGCAATCAAGCTGAATCAATAGAGAAGCCAACAGTTCCTCTTTTAATAGCGCCCAAATTAGGCTTTTATTTACCAGTCATTATTATTGCTGGGTTATTGCTAACATTTCCCCATAAGACACTCTCAACCTTTAGTTTATCCACCCAATTTTTCCTTGAAAACTTTGATTCTCAATTCATTCAACTTTCCAGTTTATTGTTAATAGTTGCCACCGTTATTTGCTTTAGCCCAATAGGGAAAATACGCATTGGCGGCGACCAAGCCAAAACAGAGTTTAATTTTGCTAGTTGGATAGCCATGTTATTTACCGCAGGAATGGGGTCAGGGCTGATTTTTTGGGGGGTAGCAGAACCTGTTTATCACTTTGTGAATCCCCCTGCCTTTTTACAAGATGACTTTTCATCAGTTTCAGGCGCATTAGCCATTACCTATTTTCATTGGGGATTACATGCATGGGCCATATACGCGATGACAGGTTTAGTAATGGCATGGTTTGCCTATAATCGAAATCGCAGCTTACGGATCAGTGCCAGCTTTAGCGATCAAAAACCAAAGTGGCTCAGCATATTAGATTTACTCGCGGTAGTTGCAATCATATTTGGCATGGCCGGCACCTTCGCCAATACCGTAGCATTAATTCAAACCGGGCTTGAGCAAGCCGTCGGACTTAACGTTGGCAGTGCTAGTTTCAGGATTGGTTTAATACTGTTTATTGCCGTGCTGTTTACCTTGTCATCAATTGCAGGACTCAGCCAAGGCATTAAACGTTTAAGTCAATTCAATACCTTATTTATGGTGGCGATTTTAGTGGTAGTGATTGCCCTAGTTGACCCGATTAACAGCATGAAATTAATGCTGGAATCAACGGTAAGTTACTTGCAACTACTGCCTAAAGTGTCTTTTAGCGTTGGTGAGCCAGCGAAATGGAGCCAAGGTTGGACTGTAATTTACTTAATTTGGTGGATTGCTTGGGCACCTTTTGTTGGTCCTTTTATCGCTAGAATAAGTAAAGGGCGGAGCATTAGGCAGTTTTTGTCTTGCACGATTTTATTACCTACATTGACATCAATTATATGGTTCTCAGGTTTTGCAGGCAGCGTGCTGACGCAACCTTTTGCTGCAGAAGTGATGGCAGCAGTGAATCAAGAGTATACCTTGGGTTTATTTAGCTTTTTTAGCCATTTAAGTGGCGACGGTTTTCCGTTAGGCAGCATTTTATCTGTGGCGGCGATATTGTTATTAGTTACTTTCCTTATCACCAGTGCTGATTCGTCGATATACATCACCAGTATGCTCACTGGCAGCGAAAGCCACACAGCTAAAATGCTTTGGAGTATTGTGCTAATAGCAATAACTATTGCACTTGTGACCATCAATGATGTTGATTTAAATAAACAAATCGCCATTGTTGGCGCCATTCCATTTACCTTAGTGATGAGCGCTCAAATCATATTTTGGTTAAAGGATGTGTTAATTACCAACAAAAATTTGAACTAA
- a CDS encoding substrate-binding periplasmic protein, whose product MNSAATILKYNVNGSSSWVPYYIPEQVENSGILGELVPQILSMAEIKVEKHNFPPKRTNQALEKGLLDFDFVSPSWFPKGDMGELFIQSEPILNIQENIITLKQNKSQWADITMIEGEPIGTVRGYLYHDDDAFTRVDFGSEKQLIKALHKQRVQAAISGDLPALYWAKKLSMPIALASVHSRGVLVMRLRKEHSEMMPQINRAIAQLKTDGTIQALVDKYTKAEQYQQ is encoded by the coding sequence ATGAACAGTGCTGCGACAATCCTCAAATATAATGTGAATGGTTCTAGCTCATGGGTGCCTTATTACATTCCTGAACAAGTAGAAAATTCCGGGATTTTAGGTGAGCTTGTGCCGCAAATATTGTCTATGGCTGAGATTAAAGTCGAAAAACATAACTTTCCTCCCAAACGCACGAATCAAGCATTAGAAAAGGGATTATTAGATTTTGATTTTGTCAGTCCAAGTTGGTTTCCAAAAGGTGATATGGGCGAGCTATTCATTCAATCTGAGCCTATCCTCAATATTCAAGAAAACATCATCACTTTAAAGCAAAATAAATCCCAATGGGCCGATATTACTATGATTGAAGGTGAGCCCATTGGCACTGTGAGAGGGTATCTTTATCATGATGATGATGCCTTTACTCGGGTTGATTTTGGTTCTGAGAAACAACTGATTAAAGCCTTACATAAACAGCGTGTCCAAGCGGCAATATCAGGGGATTTACCTGCATTATATTGGGCCAAAAAATTAAGCATGCCCATTGCGTTAGCGTCAGTGCATTCAAGAGGAGTGTTAGTGATGCGCCTTCGTAAAGAACACAGTGAAATGATGCCGCAAATTAATCGTGCTATTGCTCAACTGAAGACTGATGGCACTATTCAAGCGTTAGTGGATAAATACACTAAAGCAGAACAATATCAGCAGTAA
- a CDS encoding thioredoxin family protein: MKIEILGSGCKKCTNLANDVSAVAERLGVKADIEKVTDMAKILDYGVMSTPAIVINHKVITAGTVPSSDEIENILTQSH; this comes from the coding sequence ATGAAAATTGAAATACTCGGAAGTGGTTGTAAAAAATGTACTAATTTAGCCAACGACGTATCAGCAGTTGCTGAGCGTTTAGGTGTCAAAGCTGACATTGAGAAAGTCACCGATATGGCAAAGATTTTAGATTATGGGGTGATGTCGACTCCAGCGATTGTGATTAACCACAAAGTCATTACGGCAGGCACTGTGCCATCCTCTGATGAGATTGAAAACATTCTCACGCAGTCTCACTAG
- a CDS encoding response regulator, producing the protein MEKSKIVVIDDDPVCTSMLLAILGDDYLVLTANSGDGAIELLSSVKPDLIFLDITMPDINGYQVLKYVKEQTPNADVPIVVVSSLVEESDQDFALKLGANDYLTKPILPNAVQKMVDMYLA; encoded by the coding sequence ATGGAAAAATCCAAAATAGTCGTTATTGATGATGATCCAGTATGTACTAGCATGTTGCTTGCCATTTTAGGGGATGATTATCTTGTATTGACGGCCAATTCAGGTGATGGCGCTATTGAACTACTGTCATCGGTAAAGCCAGATTTAATCTTCTTAGATATCACCATGCCCGATATCAATGGTTATCAAGTATTGAAGTATGTCAAAGAACAAACACCTAATGCAGACGTGCCTATTGTGGTCGTTAGCTCATTAGTTGAAGAATCAGATCAAGATTTTGCATTAAAACTGGGTGCAAATGATTACCTTACTAAACCTATCTTGCCAAATGCGGTGCAAAAGATGGTAGATATGTATCTAGCGTAA
- a CDS encoding ArsR/SmtB family transcription factor, translating into MTEQEQLRLDARSAVLKALAHPTRLWLLEQLQQNERCVCDLTDGVNADISTVSKHLSVLKQAGIISSRREGKKIFYRLETPCLLKMFDCVETVIEKNAKKQAALLKP; encoded by the coding sequence ATGACTGAACAAGAGCAATTAAGGCTGGATGCGCGATCAGCTGTTCTTAAGGCATTAGCGCACCCAACCCGCTTATGGTTACTAGAACAGCTGCAACAAAATGAACGCTGCGTTTGTGATTTAACTGACGGTGTTAATGCTGATATTTCGACGGTATCCAAACACCTTTCAGTACTAAAACAAGCGGGGATTATCAGCAGCCGACGCGAGGGTAAAAAAATATTTTACCGCCTTGAGACGCCATGTTTGCTGAAAATGTTCGACTGCGTAGAAACCGTTATTGAAAAGAACGCCAAAAAACAAGCTGCATTACTTAAACCATAA